The Bradyrhizobium sp. B097 genome contains the following window.
TTGGCGGCCTCGTCGCCGCTGCCGGTCAGCGTCAGCGCGAGCTCGTGCATGCCGGGATTATGGCCGATCAGCATCAGCCGCTTTGGGTCGGTGACCGAGGCCATCCGGATCGCGGTGAGTAGATGCGCCGGATCGGCGCCGTAGAGTTCCGGCACGAATTCGACTTTCGGAGCAGGTCCGGCGCCCTTCAGCGCCTCGCGCACGATCTCCCAGGTCTGCGTGGTGCGGGCCGCCGGCGACACCAGCGCCAGATTGGGCAGGGGCGGGTGGCGGGCGATCCAGCCGCCGATCTCCGCCGCATCGCGGTGGCCGCGCTCGTCGAGACGGCGGTCCTGGTCCTGCCCCGAAGGCGCGTCGGTTTCGGTCTTGGCGTGACGCAGCAGCAGCAAACGGCGCATGGACTTCCATCTCGATTCGGTCTGGTCGCACTAAATTCTACAGGCGCATGCCCTGGACAAGGTGACAAGCGCCGCAGCGGTTCGTAAGAAACGACATGAGCGAGACTTCCACAAGTGCGGCGGACGGCCCCGACGAGGCGGCCCGCGACCGGCTGGCGTTCGACCTCGACGTCGACATTTGCGTGGTCGGGGCGGGGCTGGCCGGCTTGACCGTGGCACGCGAGGCGGCGCGGCTTGGCGCCAGCGTCGCCGTGCTCGAGGGCCGCCAGGTCGGCTGGAACGCCTCCGGCCACCATCTCGGCACCGTGATGCCGGGTTTCGGCCTGCCGATATCGGATGTGATCGAGCGCGTCGGCCTTGATGATGCCCGCGAATTGTGGGCGCTGTCGAAGCAGGGCGCCGATTATGTTCGCGCCACCGCCACCGAGGATCTGATCCCGGGCATCAACCCGAGCGACGGCGCGCTGGAGGTCTCCAATGTCGATGTCGGCGAAGCGCTGATCAGCCGTCTGCAGACGCTGGGCGAGGAATTTGCCACCGAAGTCGAAGGCTGGCAGGTCGATCGCGTGCGCAGCGTGCTCAGGACCGGCCGCTATTTCCACGGCATCTATTATCCGAAGGCGTTCCAGATCGACGGCCGCAAATATGTGCACGGTCTCGCCGCGCTGGCGATGCGGGCGGGAGTGCGGATCTTCGAGGAGACGCCGGTCGTCAGCATCGATTTCTCGGGCATCCGCAAACGCATCGTGACGCCGACGGCGCGGCTGCGTGCCAACCATATCGTCCTCGCCGGCAATATCCATCTCGGCGCGCCGCTGAAGCGCTTGTCTGATACGCTGCTGCCGGTGTGGCGCTACGCGGCGTTGAGCGAACCGCTCGGAGAACGGCTGGGGGAGACGATTGCGTTCTCCGGCTCGGTCGTCGACAGCGACGGCATCGACCATTTCCGTGTCGTCGATGGCGATCGCCTGTTGTGGGCCAGTCCCGAAACCACCTGGAACGCGCGGCCGGAG
Protein-coding sequences here:
- a CDS encoding histidine phosphatase family protein, whose translation is MRRLLLLRHAKTETDAPSGQDQDRRLDERGHRDAAEIGGWIARHPPLPNLALVSPAARTTQTWEIVREALKGAGPAPKVEFVPELYGADPAHLLTAIRMASVTDPKRLMLIGHNPGMHELALTLTGSGDEAAKRALGDNLPTSGLAVFDFATDDWNDVSFRRGKLVLFVSPKLLKQASRG
- a CDS encoding FAD-binding oxidoreductase — its product is MSETSTSAADGPDEAARDRLAFDLDVDICVVGAGLAGLTVAREAARLGASVAVLEGRQVGWNASGHHLGTVMPGFGLPISDVIERVGLDDARELWALSKQGADYVRATATEDLIPGINPSDGALEVSNVDVGEALISRLQTLGEEFATEVEGWQVDRVRSVLRTGRYFHGIYYPKAFQIDGRKYVHGLAALAMRAGVRIFEETPVVSIDFSGIRKRIVTPTARLRANHIVLAGNIHLGAPLKRLSDTLLPVWRYAALSEPLGERLGETIAFSGSVVDSDGIDHFRVVDGDRLLWASPETTWNARPERLGAAVQRRIATVFPQLGKVPIADTFGGAVGVTVHGMPQIGQLRRGLWVASGFGRQGLNTSALAGQLIARSILWGDDRWRLFSPFELVWAGGTTGRVAGHFISLWARGAASAAGVLARYREGARAKERRREARLAEANLKAGTRGPAPRRPPPSAARPVPPPAPRQVEDGEPPSAHPSQESERISDGRM